A genomic window from Gossypium hirsutum isolate 1008001.06 chromosome D12, Gossypium_hirsutum_v2.1, whole genome shotgun sequence includes:
- the LOC107947561 gene encoding uncharacterized protein: MQRFKWLSKTQSSFHLLNIVLISSTVCVTYIIASALLLHNSNSPLNVYSSYQDAYASTGLEHIVFGIASNQKSWLKRKEYVKLWWEPRQMRGCVFLETMPPNATTSTDADATLPPLCISQDTSRFHYTFKGGLRSAIRVARVVLETVALNHTNVRWYVFGDDDTVFFPQNLVKTLSKYDHRLWYYIGSGSEIYQQNKYFSFQMAFGGAGFAISYPLARVLAKVFDSCIERYPHLYGSDSRVYSCLAELGVGLTREPGFHQFDVRGDAFGLLATHPLTPLVSLHHMDHVDPIFPNMTATKALEHLFHAVNVDSQRILQQTVCYDRWFSWTISISWGYAVQVYSKHMFLPEVLSVPETFKQWTPGGVLAGSYTFNTREFHPDPCQRPTTFLLDTVSSGRHGIMTVYKKSYENCTLDNGSPRKLGEIRVSTKKLDLNYKQMQAPRRQCCDVLPSKSGELLDIAIRECNEDELIHMHA, translated from the exons ATGCAGCGTTTTAAGTGGCTTTCCAAAACCCAGTCTTCTTTCCATCTGCTAAACATCGTTTTGATCTCTTCTACTGTTTGTGTCACCTATATTATTGCATCAGCATTGCTACTCCACAACTCAAACTCGCCTCTAAATGTGTATTCCTCCTACCAAGACGCTTATGCATCGACTGGCTTGGAGCATATCGTTTTCGGCATAGCTTCCAACCAGAAATCATGGCTGAAGCGAAAGGAATACGTCAAGCTATGGTGGGAGCCTCGTCAAATGCGTGGATGTGTGTTCCTCGAAACCATGCCCCCTAATGCAACAACTTCAACGGATGCTGACGCTACTCTGCCTCCGTTATGTATCTCCCAGGACACTTCAAGGTTTCACTACACTTTCAAAGGTGGCCTACGGTCTGCAATTCGAGTGGCGCGTGTGGTTTTAGAGACCGTCGCTCTTAACCATACCAACGTACGATGGTATGTCTTTGGGGACGATGACACAGTTTTCTTCCCACAAAATCTGGTGAAGACGCTTTCTAAATATGATCATCGGCTTTGGTACTACATCGGATCTGGCTCCGAGATTTATCAACAAAACAAGTATTTCAGCTTTCAGATGGCATTTGGTGGAGCAGGTTTTGCCATAAGTTATCCTCTGGCTAGAGTTTTGGCTAAAGTGTTCGATTCATGCATAGAACGATATCCTCATCTTTATGGAAGCGATTCCAGGGTCTACTCTTGCTTGGCAGAGCTTGGTGTAGGATTGACAAGGGAGCCAGGCTTTCATCAG TTTGATGTTCGAGGTGATGCGTTTGGTTTGTTAGCTACCCATCCTTTGACACCCTTGGTTTCACTACATCATATGGATCATGTGGACCCAATCTTCCCCAACATGACAGCTACAAAGGCATTGGAGCATCTATTTCATGCTGTAAATGTTGATTCTCAGAGAATTTTGCAACAAACAGTCTGCTATGATCGTTGGTTTTCGTGGACGATCTCAATTTCATGGGGTTATGCAGTTCAAGTGTATAGTAAACACATGTTCTTACCAGAAGTTCTCTCTGTGCCAGAAACGTTCAAGCAGTGGACACCAGGCGGTGTTTTAGCAGGATCTTACACTTTCAACACTAGGGAATTTCACCCTGATCCTTGCCAAAGACCCACAACTTTCCTTTTAGATACTGTATCTTCAGGTAGGCATGGGATTATGACTGTTTACAAGAAATCTTACGAAAATTGCACACTTGACAATGGTTCACCAAGGAAACTTGGAGAAATTAGAGTCTCTACCAAGAAGCTAGACCTCAATTACAAACAG ATGCAGGCTCCAAGACGGCAATGCTGCGATGTGTTACCTTCGAAATCGGGCGAACTTTTGGACATCGCAATAAGGGAATGCAATGAAGATGAACTAATTCACATGCATGCATAG